DNA from Desulfuromonas sp. AOP6:
GAATCGGTCGAGGGGCGATGGCGCTGGAAAAACCGATGCGCAGGCTCATCGCCTCTGAAACCCTGGCCGGCCTGCTGACGGCGCTGATTGTGATCGCATCGACGGCGCTGATCTGTTGGTTCCTGGTCATGGTAATGACCGTGGTTTCGCCGTGGCTGGGAGATGCGATGTCTATTGTGATTCTCTATTTCGGTTTCGCTGCACGCGACCTAAGCCGCCACGCTCTGGATGTCAAGCATGCTCTGGAGGCTGATGACCTGGAACTGGCGCGCCGACAGGTGGCGATGCTGGTAGGCCGTGATACCGAAGAGCTTGACCATGCTGAGGTCTCCCGCGCCGCGATTGAAAGCGTCGCCGAAAACACCGTTGATGCGGTTACCGCTCCTCTGTTCTTTGCCTTAATCGGTGGACCGGTGGGCATTATGGTTTATAAGGCGATCAATACCCTGGATTCGATGTTCGGTTACAAAAATGACCGATATATCCATTTCGGCTACTTTGCCGCCAGGATCGACGACTTGGCAAATTTCATACCAGCTAGAATCACTGCGCTGTTGACCCCGGTTGCGGCGACTCTTTTAGATTTCGATGCGCGAGGTTCATGGCTTGTTTTCCGCCGCGATCGCCATAATCACCCCAGTCCGAATGGAGGCCAGATAGAAGCGGCCATGGCTGGAGCTCTGAATGTCAGGCTCGGAGGAGAGAACAGCTATTTCGGCCAACCGTCATTTCGTCCATATATGGGCGACAACAATAGGCCGCTCTGCGCGGAACGCATTGGAGAAACAGTCAGCCTGATGTGGGCAGTTTCTTTGCTGATGGCGGGCTTCGGTTTGATCCTACGCGGTGGTCTCGGCGCTTTGACTTAATGATTATGAGTGAAAAACGCAAGAATATCCTGATTTTTACCGGTGACGGCAAGGGCAAGTCGACCGCTGCCTTTGGTATGGCTGTGCGAGCCTTTGGCCATGGCCAGCGGGTGCTGATCATCCAGTTCCTCAAACAGGATCAGAGCGTTGGTGAGCTGGCTGGTTTGAAACAACTTGGGATTGGGGTGAAGCAGGTGGGGCGCGGCTTTGTCCCCCGGCCGGACCATTCGGCCTACGAGGAACATCGGCAGGCTGCTCGGGAAGGGTTTTCCCTTGCCTGTGAAGCACTGAACTCTGGGGAACACGATCTGATTATTCTCGATGAAATCTGCGGCGCGATCGCCAAGGGTTTACTGAAAGAGGACGAAGTGGTTAACGCCCTTGAAGCTGCGCCACCGGTGAATATCGTGCTCACCGGACGCGGAGCAACGGAACGTTTGATCGCGTCCGCCGATACCGTCAGCGAAATTCACCCAATCAAACATGCTTTGGCTGAGGGTGTAACCGCTCGGAAGGGGGTTGAGTTTTGAACGCGATTCCTTGTTTGCTCATGGCCGGTTCGCAAAGCGGAGTTGGCAAATCTTCACTGACCCTGGCTCTGGTAGCCGCTTTCCGACGTAGAGGTCTGCGCGTGCAGACTTTCAAGGTTGGCCCCGATTATCTCGACCCCGGTCATCTGGCGCATGTGTCCGGGCGCCCCTGCTACAACCTGGATGGGTGGATGGCCGGTGAAGATTATTGCCGTAGCCTGTTTGCGGATGCCTGCGCTAAAGCCGACATCGCCATCGTCGAAGGGGTGATGGGGCTCTTTGATGGCAGCAGCGCTGAATCTCTTTCCGGGAGTACCGCGGAGATGGCAAGCTGGCTGAAGTTGCCGGTGCTCCTGGTTGTCAACGCCCACGGAATGGCACGCTCAATAGCCGCTCTGGTCAAGGGGTACTCCGAATTCGACGAGCGAGTCAGTATCTCTGGGGTGATCGCCAACATGTGTGGGTCCGAGAGTCACGGTCGTTGGTTGCAGCAGGCTTTGGTGGCCGCGGCGGCGCCGCCGTTGCTCGGTACGGTGACACGAGATGCTTTTCCTGAGCTGCCGAGCCGTCATCTGGGCCTGGTCTCAGCTCAGGAGACGGATTGGAGTGCCCCTTTGATCGACCGGCTCTGTGAACTGGCGGAACACGCAATCGATCTGGATAAGCTTTTGCGACAGTCTGTAACGGTGCCACCGATAAAAGCCAGCGAGGAAAAGACCTTCCCCCGCACAGCCTGGAGAGGATTAAAGCTTGCCGTCGCTCGCGATGAAGCCTTTCAATTCTATTACGCGGATCTGTTCGATGCACTTCACGGCCGCGGGGTGGAGATCCAGTTCTTTTCACCTCTTGATGATGATTCCGTACCGCTGCATTGCGATGGTCTTTATCTCGGCGGCGGTTATCCCGAGCTGTATGGGCACAAACTCGCTGCCAACGAGGCGATGCGCCATTCCATCATGGAGTTCTGTAGCAGTGGCAAGCCGGTTTATGCGGAATGCGGCGGGTTGATCTACCTTTGCCGGGAAGTAGCGGTCGATAATGAGATATGGCCTATGGTTGGAGTCTTGCCGAGTCGGGCCCGCATGCTGCAAAAGCGCAAAGCCCTCGGCTATGTTGAGGCGACGTTACAGGTGCCTACGCTCTTCGGAGCGGTCGGAACCAGACTGCGTGGTCACGAGTTTCATTACTCGGAGTTGTGCGATGACCCCATCGGTAAAGACGGCTGGCAGGCTGCCTATCATTTGAGGAAAAACCGCGGTGCTCAGGTCAGAGATGAAGGCTATCAAAAAGGCAATATCCTGGCCAGTTATGCTCATTTGCACCTGGCATCTCAACCACAGGCGTTGGATTCCTGGGTTGAAAACATGTACGCCGCGCAGGATACCACAAGGAGTAACAATGAAAAGAGCTGATGGAAAACCGTTGATCCACGATCTCTATGAAAATCCTCTTAGCGGACCGGAGATAGAGGCACGTTCCTTTGCGGCCATCGACGCCGAAGTGGGTAATTATTCCTTGTCGCAGCCGCAGTGGGAAGTGGCGCGGCGCTTGATTCATACCACTGCTGATTTCACTATGGCCGAGTTGCTCTCTTTCAGTGTTGATGCTTTCGATGCTTCCCGTGAGGCACTCCAGGCTGGTGCCAAGATTTACGCCGACAGCAATATGATTCGTTCTGGAATTTCCATCGCCCGTCTACGACAGATCAACCCAGACTACAGCCACAAGGATATCTTCTGTCATGTTGCAGATGAGGATGTTGCAGCGCAGTCGAAAGACGTCGGTTTGCCTCGCTCGCTCTTTGCAGCCAGAAAAGCCAAGGCGATACTCCACGGCAGCATTGTGTTGCTTGGTAACGCTCCGGTCGCGCTCTTGGAAATCAACCGTTTGGCCATGGAGGAAGGGATTCGTCCAGCCCTGGTTATCGGCATGCCAGTCGGCTTTATTCACGTGTTGGAGAGTAAGGAAGAATTACTGAGGACCGGTCTGCCTTACGTTGTTCTTAATGGGCGGCGCGGTGGCAGTCCGCTGGCGGTAGCCTGCCTTCATGCCATGTGTACGGTAGCGAGCGGACAGGTTGGCATATGAACAAAATCTTTACTTTGATATTGATGCAGGTGGTTTTTATGTCCATTGCAATACAGGCAGATGCGAACGAGCTAAAAAGCAAACCGGCAATCGTTCTTGTTGCTTTTGGTACTTCGGTCGAGCCGGCGCGTAAGGTGTTTGATCATATCGACAGTCGGGTGCGCCAGCGTTACCCGGAGCACAATCTGCGATGGGCTTTTACCTCGCAGTTTATCATCGACAAGCTGAAACGGCGCGGGGTGGTAACCTACAACGTCGATGAGGTGATTACTCAACTGCGTGCCGAAGGGTTTGATCGCGTCGTCTTTCAGAGTCTGCATATTGCACCGGGGCAGGAGTACAGCAAGGTTCAGACGGCGAATACATCTGGTCTGCGGGTGGCCTTCGGTGATGCACTTATGACCAGTGATGAAGACATTGAGCGCACCATTGACGCCTTGCGACTGCATATCGATGTGCTGGAGCCCACTGTTATTGCCGCTCATGGCAACGATAAGTACCCCCGCTTCAATGAACGGATAGAAGCGTTCGCTGCGCGTATCGAGGCCGATTATCCGCGTTTGGTCGTCGCCAGTGTCGAAGGAAGTCCTGGTCTTGGCCCTTTGCAGAAGATTAAGGAGATGAAACCCGATCGGGTTAATTTCGTTCCCTTGATGATTGTTGCCGGCGACCACATTCTCAACGATGTGCTCGGCGACGAAGATGAGAGCTGGAAGCATATCATCGCCGCGCCGCAAGCCGAGGTGAGCGCGTCACTCGGTTGGAACGATGCCGTTCTGGATATTTATCTCGATCACCTTGAGGCGGCTTTGCAACAGGTGATGCAAGAAGGGCCTGTCCGCTGACATGCGATTGCTTATCTGTATAGTCCTGTTCGGTTTATTGCTCGGGGGGGGGGAATGCTTCTCCATGGAGAAGCGTGCGGCTGTCGACGACATGGGGCAACTGGAAACTTCAACACCAGGTCCCAGGCAGGCTGAAAATGCTGCGGCGATGAGCGTTAAAAGAGTGCGTCCCGAGGGTGAGACCGGCAAAATCCTGGCCTCCGAAAGGCACAGGAACAGTGACCCCGATAGTTATAAAAGCTGGAAGAGAAAATTATCCTTCTGGCCTCGCAAAGGCTTGATCCTGTTCGAGCTAATGGTCGTGATTACCATCGGCGTCCTGGTTGGACAGATATTGGAGGTGTCCGGTTGTGTCAAGATGCTCTCATGGGTGACTTTGCCGATCACCCGCTTGGGCAAATTGTCCCGGCATACCGGTCCGGCCTTTCTGATGGCATTTCAATCCGGCGCAGTGGCAAACAGCATGCTGGTTTCCCACCGCGACTGCGGTCAGATCAGCAACCGCGAATTGTACACCTCGGTTTATGTGGTCTCGGCCTTGTCGCTCTTCGCCCATCTGCCCACCTTCGTGGTCCCAATCGGCATTGCTTTCGGCTGGGAGGCGACCGCAGCTCTCTTTGGCGTGCGATTTTCCGCTATAGCCGTGCAGGTTGTTTTGACCTTGCTGGTCAGTCGTCAGATCTTCGGTCGGCTAGGTATTGGCGAAGAATTGCGGGGTAGGGATGTGATTACCGAGGTGCGTGAACACCGACAGCGCAAAAACGGATTTTGGCGCACTGTCTGGCAGCGTTCAAAGCTCACATTAAGACGGCTACTCTTTTATCTGCTGCCGACCTTTGCCTTGATGACGTCTTTGGAATATTACGGGGGGTTTGAGTGGCTTGCTAAGGCCATGCCTCAGCTCTTTACCTTTGATTTTCTGCCGCCGCAATCGTTGTTCGTTATCCCAGCCCAGGCACTGAGCCTGTACAACGGTGCAATTGCTGCGGCCAATTTTATCGACTCCGGGTCGATTACCACTCAGCAGGCGGTGATTATCATTCTATTCGGCTCGATGGTTACCGCGCCGGTGCGGACTCTCAAACATGGGCTACCGACCTATGTAGCGGTACTCGGCCCGCGAGCAGGAACTTTTATGGCAGTCAGTGCTCAGGTGCTGCGTATGCTGTTCCTGTTAATTTGCACCTGCGCCCTGATGGTTTACTGGTTTTAAGCCAGTTGAGGAGACTATGAAGAATTTGCAGATACCGACAATGCGGCCACAGCCTGGGCATTTTTATGCCGTCGGCATAGGTCCCGGTTCACCGGACATGCTGACAGTGCGAGCAGCGCGTTTGGTAGAAGGGTGCGATACGATAATTTCACCGCAAGCAAAGGGTTCGTCCAGGAGCCTGGCTCTGGAAGCCGTACAGCCTTTTGTCGATCGACAGGAGATTATTGTTAACAACTACCCGATGGAGCGTAATGGGGAAAAATCTCGCAAACGCTGGCATCTTTTCGCAGAAGAAGTCGTCAGGCGTTGCGCTGCGGGAGAATCCGTAGTGCAGATCACCTTGGGTGACCCGTTAATCTTCGCCACAAGCTCTTACTTGCTGCAAAGCCTTTCTGAAATGATGCCGGCGGCGAATATTCACGTCGTTCCCGGAATCAGTGCTTTTCAGATTGCCGCCAGTCGGTTTGCAGAGACCTTGACGTTACAGGAGGATCGACTGATGCTGATGTCGGCAACGGATCTGTCCGCCGTTGAGAGAGCCTTGGGACAATGTGAGACCCTGGTGCTGTATAAGGCTGGAACCTGTATCGACGCTTTGATGGATTTGCTATGTCGCCATAATCTGCTGGATCGTGCACGGTTGGTCAGTTGCTGTGAACAGGGAGAACATGAGCTGTTGCTTGACGATTTGCCCTCTTGGCAGTCTCGGCCCTTGAACTATATGACCACTATGATTGTACGAATCGGCAGTCGGCCCTGGCTAGAAGGGTAAGGAATGATGAGGGAAGGGATCAGCACAGGCAGTTGCGCTGCCCTGGCCGCAAAGGGTGCAGCACTTCTATTGTGCCGTAACGAAAAGGTTGGCACCGTAGAGATCCCTTTGCCAGACGGTGGTCGTTTGCTTTGGCCACTGGCGGAGCAGCGCCTAGAATCGGATGGGGCGGCCGCCGTCGTTGTCAAGGACGCAGGTGACGATCCCGATGTGACCAATGGTGCGCGTATTGAAGTAAGCCTTGAGAGGCGGAACGATAATAACGTCTGCTTTCACGCAGGTCGAGGAGTCGGCGTGGTGACTTTGCCTGGATTGGCGCTGGAGGTTGGAGAACCGGCAATCAACCCGACGCCGCGCAAAATGATTGAGGCGGCTTTGCGTGAGGTTACGGACTGGGGGCTGGATGTGACCGTCTCCGTTGAGGACGGGGAAGCACGGGCCTACAAGACTTTCAATCCGAAGCTGGGTATAGAGGGTGGTCTTTCGATTCTTGGCACCAGCGGGAGAGTTCGCCCATTCAGCGCCGCGGCCCTGCAGGATTCTCTTAAGTGCGCCATGGATATTTGTGCCGCATCCGGAACCCGTGCTCCAGTTTTTACTCCAGGCAATATTGGTCGTCGGGCTGCCCAGAACTATTTTAATCTTGCCCCGCAACAACTTGTCGAGGTGAGTAATGAATGGGGTTTTGTTCTGGAGAAATCATTAGTTTATGACTTCGAACATCTGCTGTTGATCGGTCATCCCGGTAAACTGGCCAAGCTCGCCATGGGGCAATGGCAGACCCACTCTACTCAATCCGACAGTGCCATCGAATATGTGTCCAGACTGGCGGAAACGTTGCTGTCGAGACGCATTGAAGAGCAGCAGACGGTCGAAGGGCTGTTCATGATGGGAATGCAGCCAATTGAACGGAAAATAGTTGCGGGGGCTTTGGCCGCCAAGATCAATGCTGCCGTTAGCAATGTATTTAGGTCCAACAGGCAGATCGCAGTCGTGCTGATCAATCTCAAAGGCGAGATGCTGGGTAGAGACGGAGCTTTGGAGATATGGCAATGAACGAGGCCGGAAAAATCATTGTCGCGGGCTGCGGGCCAGGGCATCCGGATTATATAACCGAAGCTGTCCGAATAGCTGTTTCCTCTGCCGAGCTGTTGGTTGGAACGCAACATCTGCTCGAGCTCTTCCCGGATTCTTTGGCGGAGCGGCTTGCCGTCGGCAAAGACATGGAGGCTCTTCTGAATCATATTGAGGAAGCGAGTCCTAGGGCTATCGTAGTCTTGACCAGCGGTGATACAGGTCTCTATAGCCTGGCTCGTACGCTGTTGAAACGCTTCGGGTTTCAGCGTTGCCGACTGATACCCGGCATCAGCGCCGTACAGGTCGCATGCGCGAGACTTGCTCTCGATTGGCATGATCTAAAGATCATCAGCGCTCACGGGCGTGAACCCGAATGTTCAGTTGGTGATCTGTCTGGGTTTAAAAAGATCGCCATTCTGGCAGGGACAGAGAACGCAAAACGATGGTCTGCCGCCATGCTAGAAGCTCTTGGGGATGCATATACCGCCATCGCCTGTGAAAACTTGACCTGGGAAGAAGAA
Protein-coding regions in this window:
- the cbiB gene encoding adenosylcobinamide-phosphate synthase CbiB, which gives rise to MPLEFQIILALAMDAVIGDPRWLPHPVQGIGRGAMALEKPMRRLIASETLAGLLTALIVIASTALICWFLVMVMTVVSPWLGDAMSIVILYFGFAARDLSRHALDVKHALEADDLELARRQVAMLVGRDTEELDHAEVSRAAIESVAENTVDAVTAPLFFALIGGPVGIMVYKAINTLDSMFGYKNDRYIHFGYFAARIDDLANFIPARITALLTPVAATLLDFDARGSWLVFRRDRHNHPSPNGGQIEAAMAGALNVRLGGENSYFGQPSFRPYMGDNNRPLCAERIGETVSLMWAVSLLMAGFGLILRGGLGALT
- a CDS encoding cob(I)yrinic acid a,c-diamide adenosyltransferase gives rise to the protein MSEKRKNILIFTGDGKGKSTAAFGMAVRAFGHGQRVLIIQFLKQDQSVGELAGLKQLGIGVKQVGRGFVPRPDHSAYEEHRQAAREGFSLACEALNSGEHDLIILDEICGAIAKGLLKEDEVVNALEAAPPVNIVLTGRGATERLIASADTVSEIHPIKHALAEGVTARKGVEF
- a CDS encoding cobyrinate a,c-diamide synthase translates to MNAIPCLLMAGSQSGVGKSSLTLALVAAFRRRGLRVQTFKVGPDYLDPGHLAHVSGRPCYNLDGWMAGEDYCRSLFADACAKADIAIVEGVMGLFDGSSAESLSGSTAEMASWLKLPVLLVVNAHGMARSIAALVKGYSEFDERVSISGVIANMCGSESHGRWLQQALVAAAAPPLLGTVTRDAFPELPSRHLGLVSAQETDWSAPLIDRLCELAEHAIDLDKLLRQSVTVPPIKASEEKTFPRTAWRGLKLAVARDEAFQFYYADLFDALHGRGVEIQFFSPLDDDSVPLHCDGLYLGGGYPELYGHKLAANEAMRHSIMEFCSSGKPVYAECGGLIYLCREVAVDNEIWPMVGVLPSRARMLQKRKALGYVEATLQVPTLFGAVGTRLRGHEFHYSELCDDPIGKDGWQAAYHLRKNRGAQVRDEGYQKGNILASYAHLHLASQPQALDSWVENMYAAQDTTRSNNEKS
- a CDS encoding precorrin-8X methylmutase, whose product is MKRADGKPLIHDLYENPLSGPEIEARSFAAIDAEVGNYSLSQPQWEVARRLIHTTADFTMAELLSFSVDAFDASREALQAGAKIYADSNMIRSGISIARLRQINPDYSHKDIFCHVADEDVAAQSKDVGLPRSLFAARKAKAILHGSIVLLGNAPVALLEINRLAMEEGIRPALVIGMPVGFIHVLESKEELLRTGLPYVVLNGRRGGSPLAVACLHAMCTVASGQVGI
- a CDS encoding sirohydrochlorin cobaltochelatase; its protein translation is MNKIFTLILMQVVFMSIAIQADANELKSKPAIVLVAFGTSVEPARKVFDHIDSRVRQRYPEHNLRWAFTSQFIIDKLKRRGVVTYNVDEVITQLRAEGFDRVVFQSLHIAPGQEYSKVQTANTSGLRVAFGDALMTSDEDIERTIDALRLHIDVLEPTVIAAHGNDKYPRFNERIEAFAARIEADYPRLVVASVEGSPGLGPLQKIKEMKPDRVNFVPLMIVAGDHILNDVLGDEDESWKHIIAAPQAEVSASLGWNDAVLDIYLDHLEAALQQVMQEGPVR
- a CDS encoding nucleoside recognition protein, with protein sequence MEKRAAVDDMGQLETSTPGPRQAENAAAMSVKRVRPEGETGKILASERHRNSDPDSYKSWKRKLSFWPRKGLILFELMVVITIGVLVGQILEVSGCVKMLSWVTLPITRLGKLSRHTGPAFLMAFQSGAVANSMLVSHRDCGQISNRELYTSVYVVSALSLFAHLPTFVVPIGIAFGWEATAALFGVRFSAIAVQVVLTLLVSRQIFGRLGIGEELRGRDVITEVREHRQRKNGFWRTVWQRSKLTLRRLLFYLLPTFALMTSLEYYGGFEWLAKAMPQLFTFDFLPPQSLFVIPAQALSLYNGAIAAANFIDSGSITTQQAVIIILFGSMVTAPVRTLKHGLPTYVAVLGPRAGTFMAVSAQVLRMLFLLICTCALMVYWF
- the cobI gene encoding precorrin-2 C(20)-methyltransferase gives rise to the protein MKNLQIPTMRPQPGHFYAVGIGPGSPDMLTVRAARLVEGCDTIISPQAKGSSRSLALEAVQPFVDRQEIIVNNYPMERNGEKSRKRWHLFAEEVVRRCAAGESVVQITLGDPLIFATSSYLLQSLSEMMPAANIHVVPGISAFQIAASRFAETLTLQEDRLMLMSATDLSAVERALGQCETLVLYKAGTCIDALMDLLCRHNLLDRARLVSCCEQGEHELLLDDLPSWQSRPLNYMTTMIVRIGSRPWLEG
- the cbiD gene encoding cobalt-precorrin-5B (C(1))-methyltransferase CbiD, whose amino-acid sequence is MMREGISTGSCAALAAKGAALLLCRNEKVGTVEIPLPDGGRLLWPLAEQRLESDGAAAVVVKDAGDDPDVTNGARIEVSLERRNDNNVCFHAGRGVGVVTLPGLALEVGEPAINPTPRKMIEAALREVTDWGLDVTVSVEDGEARAYKTFNPKLGIEGGLSILGTSGRVRPFSAAALQDSLKCAMDICAASGTRAPVFTPGNIGRRAAQNYFNLAPQQLVEVSNEWGFVLEKSLVYDFEHLLLIGHPGKLAKLAMGQWQTHSTQSDSAIEYVSRLAETLLSRRIEEQQTVEGLFMMGMQPIERKIVAGALAAKINAAVSNVFRSNRQIAVVLINLKGEMLGRDGALEIWQ
- the cbiE gene encoding precorrin-6y C5,15-methyltransferase (decarboxylating) subunit CbiE, whose product is MNEAGKIIVAGCGPGHPDYITEAVRIAVSSAELLVGTQHLLELFPDSLAERLAVGKDMEALLNHIEEASPRAIVVLTSGDTGLYSLARTLLKRFGFQRCRLIPGISAVQVACARLALDWHDLKIISAHGREPECSVGDLSGFKKIAILAGTENAKRWSAAMLEALGDAYTAIACENLTWEEEKITELDASGLLAAELASRTIILLIAKEGIS